The following DNA comes from Mycolicibacterium lutetiense.
AGAATCCATTGAATTTCCGTTGCGGGGCCTAATTCAGGGCTGGCAGGACGGAATTCCCGGGATGCGGGTCGGCGGTCGGCGCAAGCTCGTCATTCCGCCGGCACAAGCCTATGGTCCAGCGGGTTCGGGGCATCGGCTTTCGGGCAAGACGCTGATCTTCGTGATCGATCTGCTCGCCACCCGTTGACGTTTCCATGGGTTCGGAGAGTATTGGCCGAACCTAACCGTTGATTTCCATTTGCTGCTACCGTCAACCTGTTTCGCTGCTGTAGATAACTGTTCGTCGACTTCAGGGAGTGCCCACAATGTCGGGTTCGGACGAATCTCGGACAATCACAGGCTGGCAAACAGCCTCCAAGTTATATCGACGACCACCCGGCTTGGGGTGGTTGCTAGCGTTGGCGGCAGTTCCATTGTTGCTGGGGCTGATCGGCTGGGGCGGGCTCGACCGCTCTGGAAAGGACATCGATCTCACGCGACCGGATGTCAATCCCACGGCCACGTTGACCGCACCGGATGTGAATGCACCGGACATCAACGCTCCCGGTGTGAATCTGCCGAACCTTTCGTTCGCGCCGTTGTCGATTACCCGTAACGGCAATGACTTCACTCTCACCGGTGATCTGCCCGACGCGGCTGCCAAGACCTCGCTGCTGGACTGGCTGCGTGGAAAGTTCGGCGCGGACGTCAATCTGGTCGACAACCTGAATCTGGGTGCGGGTGTGAGTACCCCCGATGTTTCGGCGCTGGGCAAGGTGTTCGACGCCGCTGCGGGCATTCCGGATTTCAGCTTCAGCATCGACGGGGACACCCTGACGCTGACCGGGACCGCTCCGTCGGCTGAGGTACGCGACGCCGTCGAGGCGGCCGCCAAGGCGGCTTGGCCGAACATCAAACTCGTCAACAACATTCAGATCACCCCGGCATCTGCCGCCCCGGCTCCGCCGGCGACGCCCGGTACCCCCGGACCCTGTGCGGTACTGCAGGACGATGTGAGTGCACTGTTGCGCACGCCGATCAACTTCAGCACCGACGGGTTCGTTCTGGCCCCGGCATCGCAGCAGTTGCTCTCGCAGGTGGCCGACAAGCTCAAGTCCTGTGCAGGCGCACAGGTGGTTGTCACCGGCTACACCGACAACTCGGGCAATGACGCGATCAATGTCCCGCTGAGCAGCAATCGTGCGAAAGCTGTTGCCGATTATTTGGTTTCGCAGGGACTGGCGGCCGATCACGTGACGTCGTCCGGTGCGGGTTCGGCGAAGCCGATCGCCAGCAATGACACACCCGAAGGCAAGGCGCAGAACCGCCGCGTCGAGATCACGGTCAACTAGGGAGATTCGACATGGACTTCGTAATCCAATGGTTGTGGTACCTGCTCGCGTTTGTGGTGGGGTCGCTGGTGGCCTGGCTGATCTCAGTGGTGGCCGTCAAGCCCACCAGTGAGGAAGAGGCGTTCGCTGAACTGCCTGGCTCACGTGAGATTGGAGCACGACGATGAACGACGTGAACTGGTGGTTGATGGCCCTGGCCTTCGTGCTCGGGCTGGTGCTGACACTGGCGTTGACCCTGCGCCGGGTGAAGCGGGAGGTGCCGGTGTACGGCGCCCTGGGCCGTCGTCCCGAGGCTAAGGCCACAGGCGGCGGAACTGCCGCCGCCGCAACGGCTGTCGCCGATGACGCCACGACCCGGCTGCCTCGGGCCGGTGCCGTCGACGAGCCCACCACGCGGATACCCAAGGTCAGCGGCAGCGGTGCCGCGGCGGGTGCGGCGGCCGTGGGTGCGGCCGGTGCTGCCGGTGCGGCCAAGTTCGCCTCCGGCGGGGGCGCCCATGAGGCTGCTGACGACGACGACGGCGTGGATGTCAGCGTCGTCGAGGAGACGCCTTACGGTGCCGGTTCGGTGCGGGTCTCGGGTGCGGGTACCCCGACGGGTTATCTGATCAAGGGCAACGAGGATTCGATGCTCTATCACTCGCCGGAGAGCCCGTCCTATGTGGTGACCATCGCCGAGATCTGGTTTGCCGACGTGGAAACCGCCGAGAAGGCGGGCTTCAACCGGTGGGACAGCGGTAAGTCTCAGCGCGACAAGAAGTAACCCTCTCGCCCAGCAGACACAAAACTGCCCCAAATCAATGGATTTGGGGCAGTTTTGTGCCTCAGTGTCAGTCTGGCAATTGCCGCGTTGCGGTGGTTGGGTCTGGATCATCTGGTGTCTGGCTCATTTTGTGTCTGCCGCCCCTTTGGTGGGTTGGCGTTGAGCAGTAGTGCCGGCATCAGATGTGAAGGACCGGACGGCGTGACTTGATAGGAGCGTGGCATCGCCCCCGACTGAGAAGTGTCCGCCGACCGGCCCAACCTCAACACACCCTCTTCATGACTGAAGGAGGCAACCATCATGGTTGTTGTTGGAGCCGATGTACACAAGTCCACCCACACCTTTGTCGCGGTCGATGAGGTCGGGTGCAAGCTCGGCGAGAAGACCGTCAAGGCCACCACTGATGGGCATCGCAAGGCCATCATGTGGGCCCGCGAGCAGTTCGGTGTCGAGTTGATCTGGGGCATCGAGGACTGCCGCAACATGTCGGCACGGCTGGAGCGTGACCTGCTCGGTGCGGGGCAGAAGGTGGTGCGGGTACCCACCAAACTGATGGCCGCCACCCGCAAGTCCGCGCGCG
Coding sequences within:
- the arfA gene encoding channel-forming protein ArfA/OmpATb produces the protein MSGSDESRTITGWQTASKLYRRPPGLGWLLALAAVPLLLGLIGWGGLDRSGKDIDLTRPDVNPTATLTAPDVNAPDINAPGVNLPNLSFAPLSITRNGNDFTLTGDLPDAAAKTSLLDWLRGKFGADVNLVDNLNLGAGVSTPDVSALGKVFDAAAGIPDFSFSIDGDTLTLTGTAPSAEVRDAVEAAAKAAWPNIKLVNNIQITPASAAPAPPATPGTPGPCAVLQDDVSALLRTPINFSTDGFVLAPASQQLLSQVADKLKSCAGAQVVVTGYTDNSGNDAINVPLSSNRAKAVADYLVSQGLAADHVTSSGAGSAKPIASNDTPEGKAQNRRVEITVN
- the arfB gene encoding channel accessory protein ArfB → MDFVIQWLWYLLAFVVGSLVAWLISVVAVKPTSEEEAFAELPGSREIGARR
- the arfC gene encoding channel accessory protein ArfC, sunset domain variant, translated to MNDVNWWLMALAFVLGLVLTLALTLRRVKREVPVYGALGRRPEAKATGGGTAAAATAVADDATTRLPRAGAVDEPTTRIPKVSGSGAAAGAAAVGAAGAAGAAKFASGGGAHEAADDDDGVDVSVVEETPYGAGSVRVSGAGTPTGYLIKGNEDSMLYHSPESPSYVVTIAEIWFADVETAEKAGFNRWDSGKSQRDKK
- a CDS encoding FKBP-type peptidyl-prolyl cis-trans isomerase → MSTKPDIEFPDGPAPAELVITDLVVGDGAEAVPGGTVEVHYVGVEYDSGEEFDSSWNRGESIEFPLRGLIQGWQDGIPGMRVGGRRKLVIPPAQAYGPAGSGHRLSGKTLIFVIDLLATR